One Poecilia reticulata strain Guanapo linkage group LG4, Guppy_female_1.0+MT, whole genome shotgun sequence genomic window carries:
- the slain2 gene encoding SLAIN motif-containing protein 2 isoform X1: MEDINSNINADLEVRKLQDLVKKLEQQNEQLRSRSTMLSSSGAMSANHRPLSAGYESSSLSVGMAAGLAGFPGVGFGGSGGYGGSVENNHCLRPRLSYDGISFKRAYECEGASAATSLSSMNSLYPDNAGGLTADGETSILDEVDILDLEDMDCLNEDEDSWLYESKLNSPLQKTLSPIVWCRQTLDNPSPEMESAKRSLIHRLDLTLSANKRRSLYGSPYLQQSYGSPYSTNAANSPYSSGFNSPSSTPCRVPIVRQQLMPSNSVHQRNAAAERNPPAISPQSSVDSELSTSEMDEDSVGSSTTYKLNDVTDVQIMARMQEESLRQEYAATASRRSSGSSCHSLRRSTFSDQELDAHSLEDEEEAVHMSFASNLPSSRFSPSPRHSPRVSPRNSPRSRSPARSIDYGHSRGSPQPIISRLQQPRHSLQGHGHDLQTSVVKNEEKLRRSLPNLTRSAAVTAQSPEPVKNSRSCESNLQVPNGGSPRHQSQSATAAQLPRYSGTSRSSPKPKQLLQKPTALRVPSPSKLRTPATPSPLALRQPVKATSTPSSATSTPTRSLAPPRSGLPRPSGAAGGGIPLPRSKLAQPVRRSLPAPRSYGSTGDNWREGCY; encoded by the exons ATGGAGGATATCAACTCTAACATCAACGCGGACTTGGAGGTGCGGAAGCTTCAGGACTTGGTGAAAAAACTCGAGCAGCAGAAcgagcagctccggagcaggtCCACGATGTTGTCTTCGTCCGGAGCCATGTCGGCGAACCACAGACCCCTGAGCGCCGGGTACGAGTCGTCCTCCCTGTCAGTGGGGATGGCAGCCGGTCTGGCCGGCTTCCCTGGGGTGGGGTTCGGCGGCTCGGGCGGCTACGGTGGGTCGGTGGAGAACAACCACTGCTTGAGACCCCGGCTGTCCTACGACGGCATCAGCTTCAAGAGGGCGTATGAGTGCGAGGGGGCATCTGCTGCCACCTCTCTGTCTAGCATGAACTCCCTCTACCCAGACAACGCCGGGGGGCTGACGGCTGACGGGGAAACCTCAATTCTAGATGAAGTGGACATCCTAGATCTTGAAGACATGGACTGTCTAAACGAAGACGAGGACAGCTG GTTATATGAATCAAAACTGAACAGTCCGCTGCAAAAAACCTTGAGTCCTATAGTGTGGTGTCGGCAAACTCTAGACAACCCGAGTCCTGAGATGGAATCGGCCAAACGCTCGCTCATCCACAGGCTGGACCTCACCCTGTCAG ccAACAAGCGCAGGAGCCTGTATGGGAGCCCTTATCTCCAGCAGAGCTACGGAAGCCCATATAGCACAAATGCAGCCAACAGCCCCTACAGCAGCGGCTTCAACTCCCCCTCCTCAACGCCCTGCAGAGTTCCCATTGTCCGCCAGCAGCTGATGCCCAGTAACTCTG TGCACCAGAGAAACGCAGCGGCGGAGAGGAATCCTCCGGCGATCAGTCCGCAGTCATCCGTGGACAGCGAGCTGAGCACATCGGAGATGGACGAGGACTCGGTGGGCTCCTCGACTACGTATAAACTCAACGACGTCACAGACGTCCAGATAATGGCTCGCATGCAGGAAGAGA GTTTGAGGCAGGAGTACGCCGCCACGGCGTCCAGGCGGAGCTCGGGTTCTTCCTGCCACTCGCTGCGGCGCAGCACCTTCAGCGACCAGGAGTTGGACGCGCACAGTCTGGAGGACGAGGAAGAGGCGGTGCACATGTCCTTCGCCTCCAACCTGCCCTCCAGCCGTTTCAGTCCTTCTCCTCGCCACTCCCCCCGTGTCTCCCCGAGGAACTCCCCCCGCTCGCGCTCCCCCGCCCGCTCCATCGACTATGGCCACAGCCGGGGCTCGCCGCAGCCCATCATCAGCCGGCTGCAGCAGCCGCGCCACTCGCTGCAGGGCCACGGCCACGACCTGCAGACCAGCGTGGTTAAGAATGAAG aaaagctTCGCCGAAGTCTTCCCAACCTCACGCGCTCGGCCGCCGTGACGGCTCAGTCGCCAGAACCGGTCAAGAACAGCCGCAGCTGCGAGTCCAACCTCCAAGTGCCAAACGGCGGCTCTCCCCGACACCAGAGCCAGTCTGCCA ctgctgctcagctccCGAGATACTCCGGTACTTCTCGCTCGTCCCCGAAACCCAAACAGCTTCTCCAAAAGCCAACCGCCCTGCGAG TCCCATCTCCCAGTAAGCTCCGAACTCCGGCCACGCCATCGCCGCTGGCTCTGAGGCAGCCTGTAAAGGCCACATCCACCCCCAGTTCTGCCACCTCCACCCCGACCCGCTCGCTGGCTCCGCCCCGCAGTGGCCTTCCTCGACCGAGTGGTGCTGCAGGAGGAGGCATCCCTCTGCCTCGCAGCAAGCTGGCTCAACCAGTGCGCAG aTCTCTTCCTGCTCCCAGATCTTACGGCAGCACAGGCGACAACTGGAGAGAAGGTTGTTACTGA
- the slain2 gene encoding SLAIN motif-containing protein 2 isoform X3 — MEDINSNINADLEVRKLQDLVKKLEQQNEQLRSRSTMLSSSGAMSANHRPLSAGYESSSLSVGMAAGLAGFPGVGFGGSGGYGGSVENNHCLRPRLSYDGISFKRAYECEGASAATSLSSMNSLYPDNAGGLTADGETSILDEVDILDLEDMDCLNEDEDSWLYESKLNSPLQKTLSPIVWCRQTLDNPSPEMESAKRSLIHRLDLTLSANKRRSLYGSPYLQQSYGSPYSTNAANSPYSSGFNSPSSTPCRVPIVRQQLMPSNSVHQRNAAAERNPPAISPQSSVDSELSTSEMDEDSVGSSTTYKLNDVTDVQIMARMQEESLRQEYAATASRRSSGSSCHSLRRSTFSDQELDAHSLEDEEEAVHMSFASNLPSSRFSPSPRHSPRVSPRNSPRSRSPARSIDYGHSRGSPQPIISRLQQPRHSLQGHGHDLQTSVVKNEEKLRRSLPNLTRSAAVTAQSPEPVKNSRSCESNLQVPNGGSPRHQSQSAIPSPSKLRTPATPSPLALRQPVKATSTPSSATSTPTRSLAPPRSGLPRPSGAAGGGIPLPRSKLAQPVRRSLPAPRSYGSTGDNWREGCY, encoded by the exons ATGGAGGATATCAACTCTAACATCAACGCGGACTTGGAGGTGCGGAAGCTTCAGGACTTGGTGAAAAAACTCGAGCAGCAGAAcgagcagctccggagcaggtCCACGATGTTGTCTTCGTCCGGAGCCATGTCGGCGAACCACAGACCCCTGAGCGCCGGGTACGAGTCGTCCTCCCTGTCAGTGGGGATGGCAGCCGGTCTGGCCGGCTTCCCTGGGGTGGGGTTCGGCGGCTCGGGCGGCTACGGTGGGTCGGTGGAGAACAACCACTGCTTGAGACCCCGGCTGTCCTACGACGGCATCAGCTTCAAGAGGGCGTATGAGTGCGAGGGGGCATCTGCTGCCACCTCTCTGTCTAGCATGAACTCCCTCTACCCAGACAACGCCGGGGGGCTGACGGCTGACGGGGAAACCTCAATTCTAGATGAAGTGGACATCCTAGATCTTGAAGACATGGACTGTCTAAACGAAGACGAGGACAGCTG GTTATATGAATCAAAACTGAACAGTCCGCTGCAAAAAACCTTGAGTCCTATAGTGTGGTGTCGGCAAACTCTAGACAACCCGAGTCCTGAGATGGAATCGGCCAAACGCTCGCTCATCCACAGGCTGGACCTCACCCTGTCAG ccAACAAGCGCAGGAGCCTGTATGGGAGCCCTTATCTCCAGCAGAGCTACGGAAGCCCATATAGCACAAATGCAGCCAACAGCCCCTACAGCAGCGGCTTCAACTCCCCCTCCTCAACGCCCTGCAGAGTTCCCATTGTCCGCCAGCAGCTGATGCCCAGTAACTCTG TGCACCAGAGAAACGCAGCGGCGGAGAGGAATCCTCCGGCGATCAGTCCGCAGTCATCCGTGGACAGCGAGCTGAGCACATCGGAGATGGACGAGGACTCGGTGGGCTCCTCGACTACGTATAAACTCAACGACGTCACAGACGTCCAGATAATGGCTCGCATGCAGGAAGAGA GTTTGAGGCAGGAGTACGCCGCCACGGCGTCCAGGCGGAGCTCGGGTTCTTCCTGCCACTCGCTGCGGCGCAGCACCTTCAGCGACCAGGAGTTGGACGCGCACAGTCTGGAGGACGAGGAAGAGGCGGTGCACATGTCCTTCGCCTCCAACCTGCCCTCCAGCCGTTTCAGTCCTTCTCCTCGCCACTCCCCCCGTGTCTCCCCGAGGAACTCCCCCCGCTCGCGCTCCCCCGCCCGCTCCATCGACTATGGCCACAGCCGGGGCTCGCCGCAGCCCATCATCAGCCGGCTGCAGCAGCCGCGCCACTCGCTGCAGGGCCACGGCCACGACCTGCAGACCAGCGTGGTTAAGAATGAAG aaaagctTCGCCGAAGTCTTCCCAACCTCACGCGCTCGGCCGCCGTGACGGCTCAGTCGCCAGAACCGGTCAAGAACAGCCGCAGCTGCGAGTCCAACCTCCAAGTGCCAAACGGCGGCTCTCCCCGACACCAGAGCCAGTCTGCCA TCCCATCTCCCAGTAAGCTCCGAACTCCGGCCACGCCATCGCCGCTGGCTCTGAGGCAGCCTGTAAAGGCCACATCCACCCCCAGTTCTGCCACCTCCACCCCGACCCGCTCGCTGGCTCCGCCCCGCAGTGGCCTTCCTCGACCGAGTGGTGCTGCAGGAGGAGGCATCCCTCTGCCTCGCAGCAAGCTGGCTCAACCAGTGCGCAG aTCTCTTCCTGCTCCCAGATCTTACGGCAGCACAGGCGACAACTGGAGAGAAGGTTGTTACTGA
- the slain2 gene encoding SLAIN motif-containing protein 2 isoform X2, whose amino-acid sequence MEDINSNINADLEVRKLQDLVKKLEQQNEQLRSRSTMLSSSGAMSANHRPLSAGYESSSLSVGMAAGLAGFPGVGFGGSGGYGGSVENNHCLRPRLSYDGISFKRAYECEGASAATSLSSMNSLYPDNAGGLTADGETSILDEVDILDLEDMDCLNEDEDSWLYESKLNSPLQKTLSPIVWCRQTLDNPSPEMESAKRSLIHRLDLTLSANKRRSLYGSPYLQQSYGSPYSTNAANSPYSSGFNSPSSTPCRVPIVRQQLMPSNSVHQRNAAAERNPPAISPQSSVDSELSTSEMDEDSVGSSTTYKLNDVTDVQIMARMQEESLRQEYAATASRRSSGSSCHSLRRSTFSDQELDAHSLEDEEEAVHMSFASNLPSSRFSPSPRHSPRVSPRNSPRSRSPARSIDYGHSRGSPQPIISRLQQPRHSLQGHGHDLQTSVVKNEEKLRRSLPNLTRSAAVTAQSPEPVKNSRSCESNLQVPNGGSPRHQSQSAIPLSCCFGEEGDFIPSPSKLRTPATPSPLALRQPVKATSTPSSATSTPTRSLAPPRSGLPRPSGAAGGGIPLPRSKLAQPVRRSLPAPRSYGSTGDNWREGCY is encoded by the exons ATGGAGGATATCAACTCTAACATCAACGCGGACTTGGAGGTGCGGAAGCTTCAGGACTTGGTGAAAAAACTCGAGCAGCAGAAcgagcagctccggagcaggtCCACGATGTTGTCTTCGTCCGGAGCCATGTCGGCGAACCACAGACCCCTGAGCGCCGGGTACGAGTCGTCCTCCCTGTCAGTGGGGATGGCAGCCGGTCTGGCCGGCTTCCCTGGGGTGGGGTTCGGCGGCTCGGGCGGCTACGGTGGGTCGGTGGAGAACAACCACTGCTTGAGACCCCGGCTGTCCTACGACGGCATCAGCTTCAAGAGGGCGTATGAGTGCGAGGGGGCATCTGCTGCCACCTCTCTGTCTAGCATGAACTCCCTCTACCCAGACAACGCCGGGGGGCTGACGGCTGACGGGGAAACCTCAATTCTAGATGAAGTGGACATCCTAGATCTTGAAGACATGGACTGTCTAAACGAAGACGAGGACAGCTG GTTATATGAATCAAAACTGAACAGTCCGCTGCAAAAAACCTTGAGTCCTATAGTGTGGTGTCGGCAAACTCTAGACAACCCGAGTCCTGAGATGGAATCGGCCAAACGCTCGCTCATCCACAGGCTGGACCTCACCCTGTCAG ccAACAAGCGCAGGAGCCTGTATGGGAGCCCTTATCTCCAGCAGAGCTACGGAAGCCCATATAGCACAAATGCAGCCAACAGCCCCTACAGCAGCGGCTTCAACTCCCCCTCCTCAACGCCCTGCAGAGTTCCCATTGTCCGCCAGCAGCTGATGCCCAGTAACTCTG TGCACCAGAGAAACGCAGCGGCGGAGAGGAATCCTCCGGCGATCAGTCCGCAGTCATCCGTGGACAGCGAGCTGAGCACATCGGAGATGGACGAGGACTCGGTGGGCTCCTCGACTACGTATAAACTCAACGACGTCACAGACGTCCAGATAATGGCTCGCATGCAGGAAGAGA GTTTGAGGCAGGAGTACGCCGCCACGGCGTCCAGGCGGAGCTCGGGTTCTTCCTGCCACTCGCTGCGGCGCAGCACCTTCAGCGACCAGGAGTTGGACGCGCACAGTCTGGAGGACGAGGAAGAGGCGGTGCACATGTCCTTCGCCTCCAACCTGCCCTCCAGCCGTTTCAGTCCTTCTCCTCGCCACTCCCCCCGTGTCTCCCCGAGGAACTCCCCCCGCTCGCGCTCCCCCGCCCGCTCCATCGACTATGGCCACAGCCGGGGCTCGCCGCAGCCCATCATCAGCCGGCTGCAGCAGCCGCGCCACTCGCTGCAGGGCCACGGCCACGACCTGCAGACCAGCGTGGTTAAGAATGAAG aaaagctTCGCCGAAGTCTTCCCAACCTCACGCGCTCGGCCGCCGTGACGGCTCAGTCGCCAGAACCGGTCAAGAACAGCCGCAGCTGCGAGTCCAACCTCCAAGTGCCAAACGGCGGCTCTCCCCGACACCAGAGCCAGTCTGCCA TCCCACTCTCCTGTTGCTTTGGAGAAGAAGGTGATTTCA TCCCATCTCCCAGTAAGCTCCGAACTCCGGCCACGCCATCGCCGCTGGCTCTGAGGCAGCCTGTAAAGGCCACATCCACCCCCAGTTCTGCCACCTCCACCCCGACCCGCTCGCTGGCTCCGCCCCGCAGTGGCCTTCCTCGACCGAGTGGTGCTGCAGGAGGAGGCATCCCTCTGCCTCGCAGCAAGCTGGCTCAACCAGTGCGCAG aTCTCTTCCTGCTCCCAGATCTTACGGCAGCACAGGCGACAACTGGAGAGAAGGTTGTTACTGA
- the slc10a4 gene encoding sodium/bile acid cotransporter 4 codes for MENSSAQAAAITDFISYTLKQTVDSQRVSEGFLAPGGAMFLEGGALRTDPGLGFMTAPQTEPPHLVPAFWDSPLSHGINVFVGLVLCFTMLGLGCTVEVSQLGEHIRRPIGVLLALVCQFVIMPLVAFLLALAFSLDDVAAMAVLLCGCCPGGNLSNIMSLLVHGEMNLSIIMTISSTLLALVLMPLCLWIYSRAWINTPVVNLLPFGAIILTLCSTLIPIGFGVMLRYRHTRVADIVLKASLWSLLVTLVMLFVLTGVMLGPELLSTIPPSVYVVAVLMPLCGYAAGYGLAVLFDLPPNSRRSVSLETGCQNVQLCTAILKLAFPPQLMGGMYMFPLLYALFQAAEAGIFILAYKLYRKEVLRKSDPTMDGGESDITYQRFRDEDFEPSYGAVTVSDPNTIVLEPCPPDPTPV; via the exons ATGGAGAACTCCAGCGCGCAGGCAGCTGCCATCACGGACTTTATTTCGTACACTTTGAAGCAAACCGTGGATTCGCAGCGCGTTTCGGAGGGATTTTTAGCGCCCGGTGGTGCCATGTTCCTGGAAGGCGGCGCACTCAGGACTGACCCTGGGCTTGGATTTATGACCGCTCCCCAGACGGAACCTCCTCACCTGGTGCCTGCCTTCTGGGACTCCCCACTCAGCCACGGCATCAATGTGTTCGTCGGACTGGTTCTCTGCTTCACCATGCTGGGCCTGGGCTGCACCGTGGAGGTGAGCCAGCTCGGGGAACATATCCGTAGACCCATCGGGGTGTTGCTGGCTCTGGTGTGTCAGTTTGTCATCATGCCCCTGGTGGCTTTTCTTCTGGCTTTAGCCTTTTCTCTGGATGATGTAGCAGCGATGGCGGTCCTCTTGTGTGGCTGCTGTCCTGGTGGGAACTTGTCAAACATCATGTCTCTGCTGGTCCACGGAGAGATGAACCTCAG CATCATCATGACCATATCCTCCACCCTGCTAGCGCTGGTTCTGATGCCCCTCTGCCTCTGGATCTACAGCCGGGCCTGGATCAACACGCCCGTGGTCAACCTGCTGCCCTTCGGGGCCATCATCCTGACCCTGTGCAGCACTCTCATCCCCATTGGTTTCGGTGTTATGCTGAGATACCGCCACACACGTGTGGCCGACATTGTTTTAAAG GCTTCCCTTTGGTCTCTGCTGGTCACCCTGGTGATGCTGTTCGTCCTGACAGGGGTGATGCTGGGGCCCGAGCTGCTCTCCACCATCCCTCCCTCCGTGTACGTGGTGGCCGTCCTGATGCCTCTGTGTGGGTACGCCGCGGGCTACGGCCTGGCCGTGCTGTTTGACCTGCCCCCCAACAGTCGCAGGTCTGTCTCCCTGGAGACGGGGTGTCAGAACGTGCAGCTGTGCACCGCCATCCTGAAGCTGGCCTTCCCTCCTCAGCTGATGGGCGGGATGTACATGTTCCCCCTGCTTTACGCGCTCTTCCAGGCAGCCGAGGCCGGCATCTTCATCCTGGCCTACAAGCTGTACAGGAAGGAGGTTCTGCGTAAATCAGACCCCACGATGGACGGCGGCGAATCAGACATAACGTATCAGAGGTTCCGCGACGAGGACTTTGAGCCGTCTTACGGTGCTGTGACAGTGAGTGACCCAAACACAATCGTGCTGGAGCCCtgccctcctgaccccactccTGTTTAA